One Cucumis sativus cultivar 9930 chromosome 1, Cucumber_9930_V3, whole genome shotgun sequence DNA segment encodes these proteins:
- the LOC116405253 gene encoding uncharacterized protein LOC116405253 isoform X2, which translates to MASTSTNGPMYKIDPAHHFQSIALQVWAYESIPTITECGVHKVSNDAIPRMLRWVCELSPKSHVLQRQVFDSPMFLINVVIEMMPEEEEHLRMSSGELVEKTHPYNTVSEKNGDSKRPGEASNDDNDCKKSKKKKKWKSKMKEVVRKLKYRVAVLENERESLKSMLSTILKHLEVQKKGEEGDCTGVEGHDAQTEDVDTPGTPSWLRMPKEDDTSDGVKHVERQKQGVEANRTEDDTMDELDKKVHIHSEEPVDVVDDLNEEIGVKSLTYFDSDVMEIEPLSTERPHVRPARSKRASVYLSTPFTALDKRTTKSITTTSQSQPSVYDPMHKIPDAHLDRLRAWITDKRTKDEVRETFHGKKSKEFFRDLFMCRRWLADEHLDALFLLIRFNIKTAMIPTAQNFTTVDTLFMRLLVAKWPEYQECIKENRPFHWKEEYRLVDYVVGSKQDCQDPWVNVDYIYSPFNIHGNHWILLCLDFKCSKG; encoded by the exons ATGGCTTCGACATCAACTAACGGTCCCATGTACAAGATTGACCCTGCTCATCATTTTCAGTCTATA GCGTTACAG GTTTGGGCATATGAGTCTATACCAACCATCACTGAATGTGGTGTACATAAAGTAAGCAACGATGCAATACCACGAATGCTGAGGTGGGTGTGCGAACTATCGCCGAAGTCTCATGTCCTACAGAGGCAGGTGTTTGACTCACCAATG TTCTTAATTAACGTGGTAATTGAGATGATGCCTGAAGAGGAGGAGCATCTAAGAATGTCTTCAGGGGAACTTGTTGAGAAAACTCATCCATATAACACCGTTTCTGAGAAGAATGGTGATTCAAAACGACCAGGAGAAGCTAGTAATGATGACAATGACTGCaaaaagagtaagaaaaagaagaagtggaAGTCTAAGATGAAAGAAGTTGTTCGAAAACTCAAATATCGAGTAGCGGTTCTCGAGAATGAACGTGAAAGCCTAAAATCAATGCTGTCGACTATATTGAAACACCTTGAAGTTCAAAAAAAG GGTGAAGAAGGAGACTGCACGGGAGTTGAAGGTCATGATGCCCAGACCGAAGATGTTGACACACCCGGTACACCTTCTTGGTTGAGGATGCCCAAGGAGGATGACACAAGTGATGGGGTGAAACATGTTGAACGTCAAAAGCAG GGTGTCGAAGCAAACCGCACGGAGGATGACACAATGGATGAGTTGGATAAGAAGGTTCATATTCATTCGGAGGAGCCAGTAGACGTCGTTGACGATTTGAACGAGGAAATTGGAGTAAAAAGTCTTACTTATTTTGATTCAGACGTCATGGAAATAGAACCATTATCCACTGAACGACCACATGTTCGGCCCGCACGTAGCAAGCGTGCAAGTGTATACTTGTCAACCCCCTTCACAGCTTTAGATAAACGGACTACAAAATCAATCACCACCACCTCTCAGTCTCAACCATCCGTCTATGATCCTATGCACAAAATACCTGACGCCCATTTAGATCGACTCAGAGCTTGGATCACAGACAAGCGTACGAAAGATGAGGTGCGTGAAACTTTTCACGGGAAAAAATCGAAGGAGTTTTTCAGAGACTTGTTCATGTGTCGTCGGTGGTTGGCGGATGAG cATTTGGATGCACTGTTTCTTCTCATTCGCTTCAACATTAAGACAGCCATGATACCTACTGCTCAAAACTTCACAACTGTAGACACACTATTCATG cGACTATTAGTTGCGAAGTGGCCTGAATACCAAGAATGTATTAAAGAGAATCGACCATTTCACTGGAAGGAGGAGTATCGGTTGGTTGACTATGTTGTCGGATCAAAACAAGACTGTCAAGATCCTTGGGTGAATGTTGATTACATTTACTCTCCATTCAATATCCATGGCAATCATTGGATTCTATTATGCTTGGACTTCAAATGCAGCAAGGGCTGA
- the LOC116405253 gene encoding uncharacterized protein LOC116405253 isoform X1, which yields MASTSTNGPMYKIDPAHHFQSIVSSLAHLENSTRTIKAKLKPDQLTLFRNTKFGHFLDLNIIFNGPLIHYLLLREVEDERVDHISFKIGEVVCSFGRREFNMMTGLWSSQPEPIDLVGNSRLLEKFFEQKKCIYISDLEDTFVEYEGDDDDDDIVKLALVYFIEMSLLGKDRRTKVDRTLFRIADDWTTFNNYDWGGLVFGRTLSALKRALDMQHAKGKNKSTKTKYTVMGFPQALQVWAYESIPTITECGVHKVSNDAIPRMLRWVCELSPKSHVLQRQVFDSPMFLINVVIEMMPEEEEHLRMSSGELVEKTHPYNTVSEKNGDSKRPGEASNDDNDCKKSKKKKKWKSKMKEVVRKLKYRVAVLENERESLKSMLSTILKHLEVQKKGEEGDCTGVEGHDAQTEDVDTPGTPSWLRMPKEDDTSDGVKHVERQKQGVEANRTEDDTMDELDKKVHIHSEEPVDVVDDLNEEIGVKSLTYFDSDVMEIEPLSTERPHVRPARSKRASVYLSTPFTALDKRTTKSITTTSQSQPSVYDPMHKIPDAHLDRLRAWITDKRTKDEVRETFHGKKSKEFFRDLFMCRRWLADEHLDALFLLIRFNIKTAMIPTAQNFTTVDTLFMRLLVAKWPEYQECIKENRPFHWKEEYRLVDYVVGSKQDCQDPWVNVDYIYSPFNIHGNHWILLCLDFKCSKG from the exons ATGGCTTCGACATCAACTAACGGTCCCATGTACAAGATTGACCCTGCTCATCATTTTCAGTCTATAGTAAGTAGTTTAGCACATTTAGAAAACAGTACACGTACAATAAAGGCTAAATTGAAACCGGATCAATTAAccttatttagaaatacaaagttCGGCCACTTTTTGGATCTGAATATAATCTTTAATGGGCCGCTCATCCACTACTTATTGTTAAGAGAGGTGGAAGATGAAAGGGTTGATCACATAAGTTTCAAGATAGGAGAAGTCGTGTGCAGTTTTGGAAGGAGAGAATTTAATATGATGACGGGTCTATGGAGTTCTCAACCAGAGCCTATTGATTTGGTTGGGAATAGTAGGTTGTTGGAGAAGTTCTTCgaacaaaaaaagtgtatttatATAAGTGACTTAGAGGACACATTTGTGGAATACGAGGGGGATGACGATGACGATGACATAGTTAAATTAGCTCTAGTTTACTTTATAGAGATGTCATTGTTAGGAAAAGATAGGCGGACGAAAGTGGACCGAACTTTATTTAGGATTGCAGATGATTGGACCACATTTAACAATTACGATTGGGGAGGGTTGGTTTTTGGACGTACACTTTCTGCCTTAAAACGAGCCTTGGACATGCAACATGCGAAGGGAAAGAATAAATCAACTAAGACAAAATATACTGTCATGGGATTTCCGCAGGCGTTACAG GTTTGGGCATATGAGTCTATACCAACCATCACTGAATGTGGTGTACATAAAGTAAGCAACGATGCAATACCACGAATGCTGAGGTGGGTGTGCGAACTATCGCCGAAGTCTCATGTCCTACAGAGGCAGGTGTTTGACTCACCAATG TTCTTAATTAACGTGGTAATTGAGATGATGCCTGAAGAGGAGGAGCATCTAAGAATGTCTTCAGGGGAACTTGTTGAGAAAACTCATCCATATAACACCGTTTCTGAGAAGAATGGTGATTCAAAACGACCAGGAGAAGCTAGTAATGATGACAATGACTGCaaaaagagtaagaaaaagaagaagtggaAGTCTAAGATGAAAGAAGTTGTTCGAAAACTCAAATATCGAGTAGCGGTTCTCGAGAATGAACGTGAAAGCCTAAAATCAATGCTGTCGACTATATTGAAACACCTTGAAGTTCAAAAAAAG GGTGAAGAAGGAGACTGCACGGGAGTTGAAGGTCATGATGCCCAGACCGAAGATGTTGACACACCCGGTACACCTTCTTGGTTGAGGATGCCCAAGGAGGATGACACAAGTGATGGGGTGAAACATGTTGAACGTCAAAAGCAG GGTGTCGAAGCAAACCGCACGGAGGATGACACAATGGATGAGTTGGATAAGAAGGTTCATATTCATTCGGAGGAGCCAGTAGACGTCGTTGACGATTTGAACGAGGAAATTGGAGTAAAAAGTCTTACTTATTTTGATTCAGACGTCATGGAAATAGAACCATTATCCACTGAACGACCACATGTTCGGCCCGCACGTAGCAAGCGTGCAAGTGTATACTTGTCAACCCCCTTCACAGCTTTAGATAAACGGACTACAAAATCAATCACCACCACCTCTCAGTCTCAACCATCCGTCTATGATCCTATGCACAAAATACCTGACGCCCATTTAGATCGACTCAGAGCTTGGATCACAGACAAGCGTACGAAAGATGAGGTGCGTGAAACTTTTCACGGGAAAAAATCGAAGGAGTTTTTCAGAGACTTGTTCATGTGTCGTCGGTGGTTGGCGGATGAG cATTTGGATGCACTGTTTCTTCTCATTCGCTTCAACATTAAGACAGCCATGATACCTACTGCTCAAAACTTCACAACTGTAGACACACTATTCATG cGACTATTAGTTGCGAAGTGGCCTGAATACCAAGAATGTATTAAAGAGAATCGACCATTTCACTGGAAGGAGGAGTATCGGTTGGTTGACTATGTTGTCGGATCAAAACAAGACTGTCAAGATCCTTGGGTGAATGTTGATTACATTTACTCTCCATTCAATATCCATGGCAATCATTGGATTCTATTATGCTTGGACTTCAAATGCAGCAAGGGCTGA